From Leishmania donovani BPK282A1 complete genome, chromosome 34, the proteins below share one genomic window:
- a CDS encoding protein kinase, putative, with protein MGNYFSLCPEPFHGLISSYGIGSTSSTHPSGVAVKGQEYSAVKLVGEGGYSFVYEGYNNASGQRVALKRYVFSETQQQQGAVEEMSIYRDVCPNDYIVTYLDSEVVYRHGVPLPEMWVVMEFCDGPSLQEYINNRLRSPQPFSVREVFEIVDNIVHAIGHLHSQSPPVSHWDIKPENFLFTDTGRLKLCDFGSATRQFYAPTSAEEVSAAESELGSRMTLLYRPPESLDLWSKDRVDTKADIWALGVIIYVLVFREMPFDANPMEVMAAVPKRYKGKTQEGCPEEFRALMDIVRTKMLTKKPADRADIFSISEELEGITHLPPLSRPRPGFQSAQRPRFA; from the coding sequence ATGGGCAATTACTTTTCACTTTGTCCTGAGCCCTTCCATGGCCTCATCAGCTCATACGGTATAGGATCGACGTCAAGCACACATCCGTCTGGAGTGGCGGTGAAAGGCCAGGAATATTCCGCAGTGAAGCTGGTCGGGGAGGGCGGATACTCTTTCGTGTATGAAGGATACAACAACGCCAGTGGACAACGGGTCGCGTTGAAGCGGTATGTGTTTTCAGAaacgcaacagcagcagggaGCTGTTGAAGAGATGAGCATTTACCGCGATGTCTGCCCCAATGACTATATAGTAACGTACCTCGATTCTGAAGTAGTTTATCGACATGGAGTGCCGTTGCCAGAGATGTGGGTAGTGATGGAGTTCTGTGACGGTCCTTCCTTGCAGGAGTACATTAACAATCGACTGCGGTCCCCTCAGCCTTTCTCGGTGCGTGAGGTGTTCGAAATCGTCGACAATATTGTACATGCAATCGGCCACTTGCACTCACAATCACCGCCTGTTTCTCATTGGGACATTAAGCCTGAAAATTTCTTGTTTACCGATACAGGCCGGCTGAAGCTATGCGATTTTGGAAGCGCAACGCGGCAGTTCTACGCACCCACGTCAGCGGAAGAGGTATCTGCTGCTGAGTCAGAGTTGGGATCAAGGATGACGCTTCTCTACCGACCGCCTGAATCACTGGACCTGTGGTCGAAGGATCGCGTCGACACCAAAGCTGACATCTGGGCACTTGGTGTCATCATTTATGTGCTGGTGTTTCGCGAGATGCCGTTCGACGCAAACCCGATGGAGGTCATGGCGGCAGTGCCGAAGCGATACAAGGGCAAAACACAGGAGGGCTGCCCCGAGGAGTTTAGGGCTCTCATGGACATTGTGCGCACGAAAATGCTAACTAAAAAGCCTGCGGATCGTGCTGACATATTTTCCATTTCTGAAGAGCTGGAAGGCATCACGCACctgccgccgctttcgcGCCCGCGGCCCGGGTTCCAGAGCGCGCAGCGACCGCGGTTCGCTTGA